In a genomic window of bacterium:
- the lspA gene encoding signal peptidase II, translating to MKKLWLFGMILIACVGCDQTTKSLAKKHLNPFEMHSYFYDTLRLQYVENTGAMYGMGSGLTATTGMWLLIIVPSAILLTLLMFMFISNHLTHLQFIALALVFAGGTGNMIDRIFNERSVVDFLNIGVGEFRTAIFNLADMNVMIGVALLITVQFFIRRHNLSQLN from the coding sequence ATGAAAAAGCTTTGGTTATTTGGTATGATCCTGATTGCTTGCGTCGGTTGCGATCAGACAACGAAATCACTGGCTAAAAAACACTTAAATCCGTTTGAAATGCATTCGTATTTTTACGATACCCTTCGCCTTCAATACGTTGAAAATACCGGCGCGATGTACGGAATGGGTTCCGGTCTTACGGCAACGACCGGTATGTGGTTATTGATCATTGTTCCGAGCGCCATTTTACTGACTCTGCTCATGTTTATGTTTATCTCGAATCACTTAACCCATTTGCAATTTATAGCATTAGCACTTGTTTTCGCCGGCGGGACGGGCAATATGATCGATCGCATTTTCAATGAGCGTTCTGTAGTGGATTTTTTGAATATTGGAGTTGGAGAATTTCGCACGGCAATTTTTAATCTGGCCGATATGAATGTCATGATAGGTGTGGCGCTATTGATCACCGTACAATTTTTTATACGGCGTCACAACCTGAGCCAATTGAATTAA
- the coaBC gene encoding bifunctional phosphopantothenoylcysteine decarboxylase/phosphopantothenate--cysteine ligase CoaBC, whose protein sequence is MKYAGKKILIGITGGISAYKMAEAVRYFIKNGAELRVIMTRSACEFITPLTIETLSKNKVTTEIFPGRDPLASDVTGTHHIDLAQWADVFLIAPATGNIIGKIANGIADDPLSTVVMASTAPVIIAPAMNDKMWLNPIVQKNVEALKSYGYRFVDPEFGFLAEGYEGVGRLAELEKIYWAVDKTLFGSDALKGKRILVTAGPTQEAWDAVRFLTNHSSGKMGYAVARQAALMGAEVTLISGPVSLLAPPDVKVENVTSAEAMKTTVEKYFKETDILIMTAAVADYKPVTSAANKIKKQPGVTKIQIELEETPDILASVAVQKQHRIIVGFAIETDNELANAKKKLETKHLDFIVLNNPKEPGAGFNHDTNIITIVDSRDVKKYPLMSKHEAARTILGKVVTLVSGSSL, encoded by the coding sequence ATGAAATACGCAGGCAAAAAAATATTGATTGGTATTACCGGTGGAATCAGCGCTTATAAAATGGCGGAAGCCGTCCGCTATTTTATCAAAAACGGCGCTGAATTACGCGTAATCATGACGCGATCGGCCTGTGAATTCATCACACCACTGACGATCGAAACGCTTTCGAAAAATAAAGTTACCACTGAAATTTTTCCAGGCCGTGATCCTTTAGCGTCCGACGTAACGGGTACGCATCATATCGATCTCGCCCAATGGGCCGATGTTTTCCTGATCGCGCCTGCAACCGGAAATATCATCGGCAAAATTGCGAATGGTATCGCTGATGATCCGCTCTCGACCGTAGTGATGGCCAGCACGGCCCCGGTCATCATTGCACCAGCGATGAATGACAAAATGTGGCTCAATCCGATTGTCCAAAAAAATGTTGAAGCTCTTAAGTCATACGGGTACCGTTTTGTCGATCCTGAATTTGGTTTTCTTGCTGAAGGATATGAAGGTGTCGGACGGTTGGCGGAACTTGAAAAAATTTATTGGGCTGTAGATAAAACTCTGTTCGGTTCCGATGCGCTTAAAGGAAAAAGAATTCTCGTAACCGCCGGTCCGACGCAGGAGGCGTGGGATGCCGTGAGGTTTTTGACGAATCATTCTTCCGGTAAAATGGGTTATGCTGTTGCACGTCAAGCGGCATTGATGGGGGCCGAGGTTACGTTGATCAGCGGCCCGGTAAGCCTGTTGGCGCCGCCCGATGTAAAGGTTGAAAACGTCACGTCAGCCGAAGCCATGAAAACAACCGTCGAAAAATATTTTAAGGAAACCGATATTCTGATCATGACAGCGGCGGTTGCCGATTACAAACCGGTCACTTCTGCCGCCAACAAAATAAAAAAACAACCCGGCGTTACGAAAATCCAGATTGAACTCGAAGAAACGCCCGATATTTTAGCTTCGGTAGCGGTACAAAAACAACACCGGATCATTGTAGGATTCGCCATCGAAACCGATAATGAATTAGCCAACGCTAAAAAGAAATTAGAAACAAAACATTTGGATTTTATCGTACTGAATAATCCGAAAGAGCCCGGTGCAGGGTTTAATCACGACACGAATATTATCACAATTGTAGACTCACGCGACGTCAAAAAATATCCTTTGATGTCCAAACATGAAGCGGCTCGTACAATTTTAGGCAAAGTCGTCACTTTAGTTTCAGGTAGTTCGTTATGA
- the rpoZ gene encoding DNA-directed RNA polymerase subunit omega, whose protein sequence is MPVKAFPFSELDEKVQNVFEAVMVAAKRARQINDEQMIQVRTVMEGEDSPEDENVKVNREDILDLEKLPKPVTTALNELLDGQLDFEYIEKDSKK, encoded by the coding sequence ATGCCGGTAAAAGCATTTCCTTTCAGTGAGCTTGATGAAAAAGTGCAGAATGTGTTTGAAGCGGTCATGGTTGCAGCTAAAAGAGCGCGCCAGATCAATGACGAACAGATGATCCAGGTCCGAACGGTGATGGAAGGCGAAGACAGTCCGGAAGATGAAAATGTCAAAGTTAACCGTGAAGACATTTTGGATCTGGAAAAATTGCCGAAACCGGTTACAACGGCTTTGAATGAATTGCTGGACGGGCAACTGGATTTCGAATACATCGAAAAAGATTCTAAAAAATAA